In Cotesia glomerata isolate CgM1 linkage group LG8, MPM_Cglom_v2.3, whole genome shotgun sequence, the sequence TTCTGATACTCagcaaaaatttgtttcaactGGAGGATATTGCGTTGAACTAAAATAGCATTAAAGGTGGATTCGTCAGTGCCAAAACGGAGCTCTCCTGCCTGTAAAAGTTGTCGAGCGTCTTCCATAGCCGCACTTGGATTAACTTCGTATGATTCGTCACGATGCCCACAGCACAATGAGACCATTAAACGTTTAAAATTGCCAGAAGTATCTTCCCGAAGATCGTCCTCCAATGATTTTCCATATCCTGAAAAATTAcaggatttatttaattgtaaaataaaataattacttaaggaagttcgagcgaatctaatgtaaaaaataatttccaactttgagctttgaaattaagtatacgtataaataaatacgtcatttatctaatcccaaaattcaaaaaagattcaccgtttagttacttagatattaaattttaaaaatcacatattttatctccttatacacgggctcttatggcggacaaacttttgttgaaactttaattatttttttcattattaatctcCCAACTTTAAGGGGGCGTCCATTAATTACGTGAGGTGTTCTAGGGGGGGAGTGGATCATGCTAAATCTTACCAAATCTCACTTAGGGGGAAGGGGGGGATCTTAACAAAtatcacgtaattttttctctagcagaaaacagtgtaaaattgcgtgaaaaagtatttctataataaaatatggccAAATTTGACACAATAGTGTTTGTCGTATTCGTCTGAACCCTGCAGAGCAGCAAAGTAGCGCTCGATTGTtgaatttgattattgatcgataggattcactaattttttagatatagatttctttagaaatctatcggtggtagccggtctcatgtcgtaattttaatacaattttgtcataatatgtttaattatcttcaatttaaactattgttcgtcgacttttaatacttttttcaatttatttcgtagttgagaaaattaaaaaaaaatcaataataaattaaattttagcttttatcatcaaatgacttttatatgtaaaaaatcctattttttaggtagatgtctttaaatatctatttgcTGTAGTCAGTTTCATatcgttatttgcaaaaatataataaaaaataaattttaggacattacgGCCTTTTAATAaggtgtttttttcaatattcaaacaagaaatctacctatccatgtcgggtgtagccgaatggcactttttttctcaataatccaACCCGTTTACAgccaaaacataaattttgaataatctcgCGTGAGATTAGGGGAGGGGGGAGGGAGTTGAGGAAAATCTTACGAAATCTTATCAAGGGGGGAGGGggggttaaaaaattctcaaaaatgcctCACGTAATTTATGGACACCCCCtaacggaaaaaaaaactatacacaagaaacttggattattgcaaaatataaaaacaatttaataataatacattaccgatataatttttgaaatatttaaagtcaaattttatgtttgtaactcgtttatcgtcagctatttattcgaataaagatttgacaacatcgcgtcaacaggtataatcaagcgcgctattgccaaatttgtttatttaatccggcaagtaataaataccaaagtcattttattacattactttattaaataagtaaaaatcatcaattattaaactgtttaaattattttaaattaaaataaagaattttgacgaatattgggaagactaaaattaaaaaaaaaattttaacattattttgactcattagttactCTCAAATTTCCTTAATagtataatttacaaatttactttttttttttcaaaactttttttctcaaaaaattaatttaaataatttgtatataaacaaagtaaaatcaaatttaaacttagaaattaatatagaaaataagaatttaaaatatagaattttaatgtcactaattcaaataataactCAGCATAATAATACTGTGAATTGCAATCAATTTATCCTTAccataatctttaatgtattagattaaaattttttatttattaaacgtcattttaattatcaagatttaataaataatttttatcaacttacTAGCTTCATATGCTTGGCGAATAACATGGATTTCTTGATTGGACATTGTACACATTACTTCAATCAAGACATGTTCGTCAGTTCCAATACCCGACATAGCTTCATGGAGTTCTTTAGCGTAATAATCAGGAATTGGTGTCATCATAGCAACGACAAGATCTTCAAAGTTTCCAGATAACTCTGACTTCAAGTCTTTTATCAAGTCCTAAAACAATCAAagtattttatgtttaatataattcattaaaaaataaaagagaaattaaaatttgagcATACTTTTCCATAAAGAGTTTTAAATTGAAC encodes:
- the LOC123270258 gene encoding annexin B11-like isoform X2 — translated: MSYGYQSSPTVVPFPSFNSREDAEVLRKAMKGFGTDEKAIINVLANRTNLQRQEIAVQFKTLYGKDLIKDLKSELSGNFEDLVVAMMTPIPDYYAKELHEAMSGIGTDEHVLIEVMCTMSNQEIHVIRQAYEARYGKSLEDDLREDTSGNFKRLMVSLCCGHRDESYEVNPSAAMEDARQLLQAGELRFGTDESTFNAILVQRNILQLKQIFAEYQNITGHSIEDAIKNEFSGDIEKGLLAIVQCVNHRAGYFAKQLHKSMKGMGTDDRRLVRLVVTRVEIDMGEIKQAYLQEYGKSLEDAIADDCSGHYKKCLLALIA